One genomic window of Glycine soja cultivar W05 chromosome 9, ASM419377v2, whole genome shotgun sequence includes the following:
- the LOC114425073 gene encoding RNA-binding protein 24-like isoform X1: MTPVNLAGQFGDTTYTKVFVGGLAWETQKETMKKYFEQFGEILEAVVITDKATGRSKGYGFVTFREPEAAMRACVDPAPVIDGRRANCNLASLGVQRSKPSTPKHGGGGRNFRVMGSFQTGFGGGVGSSFPSAATFPHYAIQQGIPYNVYGYSPYSPDYTYPTSYYGVYGGATAQYPVYGSGAAAAAFYPYLQYGEGSGGGGTSGGYSSGQGYGVNYPPQAHLFQYSPIASTAAATAGYAQHYGTPAMSLAPSPALQSGVTMPPLQAPIPHR, encoded by the exons ATGACTCCAGTTAATTTGGCTGGCCAGTTTGGTGACACAACATACACTAAGGTGTTTGTTGGAGGCTTGGCCTGGGAGACTCAAAAGGAGACAATGAAGAAGTATTTTGAGCAATTTGGTGAGATCTTGGAGGCTGTTGTCATCACTGACAAAGCCACTGGAAGATCTAAAGGCTATGGATTT GTTACTTTTCGTGAACCAGAAGCTGCCATGAGAGCTTGTGTGGATCCTGCTCCTGTAATCGACGGTAGGAGAGCTAACTGCAACCTTGCTTCTTTGGGTGTCCAGAGATCTAAGCCTTCAACCCCAAAACATG gaggaggaggaaggaaCTTTAGAGTAATGGGTTCTTTCCAGACAGGATTTGGAGGGGGAGTGGGATCGTCTTTTCCTTCAGCAGCAACCTTCCCTCATTATGCCATCCAGCAAGGGATACCTTATAATGTTTATGG GTACTCTCCTTACTCGCCGGATTACACTTACCCTacg AGCTACTATGGTGTGTATGGAGGAGCAACAGCACAGTACCCGGTTTATGGAAGTGGAGCTGCTGCTGCAGCGTTCTACCCATATCTGCAGTACGGAGAAGGGAGTGGCGGTGGCGGAACTAGCGGCGGCTACAGTTCCGGACAGGGTTATGGTGTGAACTACCCTCCTCAGGCTCACCTCTTTCAGTATTCTCCCATTGCTTCCACTGCAGCCGCCACAGCTGGCTATGCCCAGCACTATGGAACACCAGCTATGTCTCTTGCTCCTTCTCCTGCCTTGCAATCAG GCGTGACCATGCCTCCTCTTCAAGCTCCAATTCCTCATCGCTAG
- the LOC114425073 gene encoding RNA-binding protein 24-like isoform X2: protein MTPVNLAGQFGDTTYTKVFVGGLAWETQKETMKKYFEQFGEILEAVVITDKATGRSKGYGFVTFREPEAAMRACVDPAPVIDGRRANCNLASLGVQRSKPSTPKHGGGGRNFRVMGSFQTGFGGGVGSSFPSAATFPHYAIQQGIPYNVYGYSPYSPDYTYPTSYYGVYGGATAQYPVYGSGAAAAAFYPYLQYGEGSGGGGTSGGYSSGQGYGVNYPPQAHLFQYSPIASTAAATAGYAQHYGTPAMSLAPSPALQSVCFAVPQA, encoded by the exons ATGACTCCAGTTAATTTGGCTGGCCAGTTTGGTGACACAACATACACTAAGGTGTTTGTTGGAGGCTTGGCCTGGGAGACTCAAAAGGAGACAATGAAGAAGTATTTTGAGCAATTTGGTGAGATCTTGGAGGCTGTTGTCATCACTGACAAAGCCACTGGAAGATCTAAAGGCTATGGATTT GTTACTTTTCGTGAACCAGAAGCTGCCATGAGAGCTTGTGTGGATCCTGCTCCTGTAATCGACGGTAGGAGAGCTAACTGCAACCTTGCTTCTTTGGGTGTCCAGAGATCTAAGCCTTCAACCCCAAAACATG gaggaggaggaaggaaCTTTAGAGTAATGGGTTCTTTCCAGACAGGATTTGGAGGGGGAGTGGGATCGTCTTTTCCTTCAGCAGCAACCTTCCCTCATTATGCCATCCAGCAAGGGATACCTTATAATGTTTATGG GTACTCTCCTTACTCGCCGGATTACACTTACCCTacg AGCTACTATGGTGTGTATGGAGGAGCAACAGCACAGTACCCGGTTTATGGAAGTGGAGCTGCTGCTGCAGCGTTCTACCCATATCTGCAGTACGGAGAAGGGAGTGGCGGTGGCGGAACTAGCGGCGGCTACAGTTCCGGACAGGGTTATGGTGTGAACTACCCTCCTCAGGCTCACCTCTTTCAGTATTCTCCCATTGCTTCCACTGCAGCCGCCACAGCTGGCTATGCCCAGCACTATGGAACACCAGCTATGTCTCTTGCTCCTTCTCCTGCCTTGCAATCAG TGTGTTTTGCTGTGCCGCAGGCGTGA